CTATTAATTAGTTCATTGTGAACTCTACGGACACCATATAGTCCTTTATTTTCGGTAAAAATAATTTTAATTTCTTTTAACACTGGTTCATTACGAATAGCCTCAACACCTACTTCTTCCTTATTTACTAAATAATAATACGTTGATTTTGCCATTCCTATTTCTTGTAAAAGGCATTTTAATTGATATCCTTTTTTTCTAAGTTCTTTGATGATTGCTGCTTTTTCGCCTTGAGTTGCGCAGCCCATTTTTCTCGCCTCAAGGCTATTAATTTTTTTATTATTTCTTTTTCCGCTTTAATATTTTCGATTTCCGCTTTTATAAATTTATTTTCTGCACGTAATCTAATTAATTCTTCTCTTTCTGACTCTTTTAATGGTTTAGGACTACTATTTTCTTTCATGATAGGTACCTTTCTTGGTCTTCCTTTCTTCTCATCTACAAGTCCATTATAACCTTTTTCTTTATATTTTTGAACCCATTTATACAGTGTCCTATAGTTAATTCCATTGTCTAGTGCAACGGAATTATATGAATAACCAGCTAAAATTTTAGAAACTAATACTAGTTTTTCTTCTGAATTCCACTTCTTATTTTTTGTTTTATGTCGCAAGACACCTACTCCTAACGAATCAACCATTCTTTTCCATTTTCTAATAGTATCTTTAAATTTTCTAGTAGTTATTCCATTCGGTGTTTCTGGATATTCCCCTCTTTCATACATCTCAACACATTTTACTTTAAATTCAAAACTATAACGCATAAAAATACCCCTTTCACTGGTTTGTCCAGTAAAAGGGGTACATATCATTTCTCCGAAATCACGATTTTTGAGTCACTCCCTTTTTTACTATTAATTCATAAAGATTTTTAGTATAATAAAGGGTAGAAAAGGAGAAAAGTTATGTTTGGATTTAATAATCATATGTTAGAAGCATTATTTGATATCTTCGGAGGGATAGCTACTCTATATGCTAGTATTGGATATATTGTTTCAGTTATCTTTTCAAAAATTATGTTTGATATACTTGGGGTTAAACCGATTTTAGCACTTATACCATTTTATAATACATATAGGATTTATAAAGAGTATAAAGGTCGTGTTTGGAAGAGAAACTGGGGAGTCGCGTATATACTAACTTTTATTTTTCCCGCTGGTATTATCACAGGTGTAGTATTAAATTTGACGAGTTATAAGGTGAATAATGAAGTTGTGTTTAATTTCATGCTTCTTTTTCTTGTTAGTATAATAATAGTTTTTATATGTTTTCTAATAATAAATGTATTTGGTGTAATTATGTTATTTATTATGTATTTACCTATTTTTGATACAAAAGTAAGAAAAGTAGTATTGAATATTCAAGCGGTACTAACATTGTTAGTTGTACTTGGAAATAGTATTATGCTTAAAGTAGATCTTCATTTTGATTCTCTATTGTTAGTGATGATACAAATGATTTTTTCTGTTGTATTTACGATTGTTTATCTTTTAGCGGCAAGAGAAGTTAGAGCTAGAATTAGAAGTGGAGAATATTTTCTTCAGGAAAAATTAGATTATGGGACTATGGATAGTTTTGAAGTAAATGAAACCCTAAAAGCTCGTAAGAGAAGGTTAGTAGTGCCTATAATTTCTAATGAATTTAATTATAATGTATTAGAAAATAATGATGTGAAATAAAGGAGGAATTTTTATGTTTGAAATAGATGAACATCTGATGAGTCAGATATTGGCTATAGGTTTAATTGTGTTGCTCATCGTAGTTTTTTTTGGATATATTATTACAGCGATATTTTCAAAAATTATGTTTGATATACTTGGGGTTAGGCCAGGACTTGCGTTTATACCATTTTATAATACTTATAGAATTTATAAAGAATATAAAGGGCGTGTTTGGAAGAGGAATTGGGGAGTTGCATATATAATAACTTTTGTGTTGCCTATGGCAGTCATAGGAGGATTCGTATTTGCATTAATTAACTTACCGATAATTACAGGTGATAGATTTCATGAAGAATTAGCAACGACTCTGATTTTAGGGTTTGCCGTATTGATAATTGGTGGAATAGTAATCTCAGTATTTAATTTTATTCTGTTATTTATTACGTATTTACCAATTTTCGATACAAAAGGCAGAAGAATAGTATTATATATCCAAGCTGGATTAACGATTTTATCTTTATTTAGTGGATATATTTTTCAAGGAGATCCTGTATTAAGAAATATTTTCTCAGTATCTCAATTTATATTCTCTATTGTCTTTATGGTTGTCTACTTTGTTGCTGCCACAGATATTAGAGCTAGAGTTAGAAGCGGTAAATATGTTCTTCAGGAAAAATTAGACTATAATACTTTAAATGGTTATGAAATAAGTTCTATCTTAAAAGCGCGTGATAGAAAATTGGTTGTTCCAGTTATGTATAATAATTCGATGAATGATTATCAAGTGAACAACAATGAAGAAGTAAATAGAATTGAATATGTTTAAAGAAAGAAACTAGAGGAATCGAACATGATGTTAGATTCCTCTAGTTTTTTATGTAAGATTTTAAGTGTTTTCTATAGTTATTTAGTAAATATTGAAACTAATATTAATTTAAAATAGTGTTATGTTAGATTTTCTAACGTATATTTACAGATGTAGTGTTTTTTACAGTATAATAGGTAGCGTAATAAAACAAATAAAACGAGGAGTTGACTCTTAATGGATAGATTTTTAGAATTATTGACTAACATTAATGACTTTATGTGGACTTATTTCCTTATAGGATTGGTAATGGTAACTGGTATTTATTTTACATTTAGTACTAAGTTTATTCAATTTACTTACATTAAAGAAATGTTCAGACTTATTACAGAAAAACCTAAAGTAGGTGAGGACGGAGAACAAAAAGGTGTTTCTGCTTTCCAAGCATTCACAATATCAGCTGCATCACGAGTAGGTACTGGGACAATTGCAGGTGTTGCGATTGCGATTGCAATGGGTGGTCCTGGTTCAGTATTTTGGATGTGGATAATGGCACTTTTTGGAGGAGCTTCATCTTTTGCCGAATCAACATTAGCCCAAGTATATAAAGTTCGTGATAGAAAAGGTGTTTATCGTGGGGGACCTGCTTACTATATGGAAAAAGGTCTTGGACAAAAATGGATGGGTGTGCTATTCGCGATTGTTATTTCAATAACTTATGGTGTAGCTTTTAACTCAGTTCAAACTAACACTATTGCTCAAGCATTACAAGTATATGACATTAATTCAAATATTGCAGGGATTGCTTTATTAATTCTTACTATTTTCGTAATTTTTGGTGGAGTAACAAAAGTTGTTAAAATTACTCAATGGTTAGTACCTGTTATGGCAGTAGCGTACTTATTTATCGTATTAGTTATTATGGTTATTAACATTGACAAATTACCTGGTGTTCTTGCTCAAATCGTGAAATCAGCATTCGGTCTTGAACAAGTAGGTGGTGGAGTAATCGGTATGGGAACATCAATTCTTTTAGGTATTAAACGTGGTATGTTCACTAACGAAGCTGGTTTAGGATCTACTCCTAACGCAGCAGCAACAGCTGATAGTACTCACCCAGCTAAACAAGGATTTATCCAAACTCTAGGAGTTTACTTCGATACATGTTTAGTATGTACAGCAACAGCATTCTTAATTTTACTATATCCTGGTGTTGAATATGGTGCTGATAAGTTACAAGGTATCCAACTTACTCAAGCTGCTTTAACTTCACAAGTAGGAAGTATTGGAACAATCTTCTTAATCGTAGCTATTTTCTTATTCGGATATAGTTCTGTAATTGGTAACTACTATTACGGAGAAACAAACATTCAATACTTACTTCCTAAAAAATGGGCTGTAAATGTTTATCGTGTTATCGTATGTATCTTTGTATATGTAGGAAGTGTATTAGATTTAAACTTAGTTTGGGGAATTGCCGATGTAACAATGGGTATTATGAGTTTACTTAACTTAATTGCAATTATCGGTCTTTCTGGTGTAGTTTATGTAGTATTAAAAGACTACGTGAAACAACATAAACAAGGAAAAGATCCAGAGTTCTACCTAGATAACTTACCAATCAAGTTGGATAATGCAACTGCATGGAAAAATAAAAAAGAAGATTAATATTTAAAAAAAGTACTTCAATGATAGAATTAGATTTCTAATCGTTGAAGTACTTTTTGCGTTTGTTCAGGAAATAATATTTTCTTTTACTTGCATTATAAAAAAAAGTATGTTATTATATTAAACATATTTTAATTATAAAATATATGCGATGAGCCGATAAGTAGAAGTTCTTGCGTACCGTAGGATACAGAAAAGAAATCAGTGGTTGAGAGATTTCTCCTAGGCAGGACTTTGAAGTAGCCGGTGAGCATTTAGAGTGAAAGTAAGTAGCTTTAAACGTGGTTAGAGCGTTAATCTTATTAAGTGCTAATGTTATAATTAGAATAAAGGTGGTACCACGGAAACTTTCGTCCTTATGTAAGGATGGAGGTTATTTTTTTTATCCAAAAAATATCACCGACACAATTAGTAAAAGTGAAATAATTAATAATAAAATAAAAATTTAGGAGGAACAGTCATGACTGAAATGTCTACAAAATATAATCCGACCGAAGTAGAAAATAATCGCTACAACTGGTGGTTGGAAAAAGAAGTTTTTAAAGCTGATAATAAAAGTAAAAAGAATCCATATACAATTGTAATTCCACCACCAAACGTAACTGGTAAATTACATATTGGACATGCTTGGGATACAACTTTACAAGATATGTTAACACGTTACAAACGTCTTAAAGGTTTTGATGTACTTTATCTTCCAGGAATGGACCACGCTGGTATTTCTACACAAGCTAAAGTAGAAGCTAAAATGCGTGAAGAAGGATTAAGTCGTTATGACTTAGGTCGTGAAAAATTCTTAGAGCGTGCATGGGAATGGAAAGAGGAATATGCTGGATATATTCGTGCACAATGGGCTAAGCTTGGATTAGGTTTAGACTATTCAAGAGAAAGATTTACATTAGATGAAGGATTAAACAAAGCAGTTACAAAAATTTTCGTAGATCACTACAATAATGGTACAATCTACCGTGGTGAGAAAATTATCAACTGGGACCCAGTTCAAAGAACTGCATTATCTAATATCGAAGTAATTCACAAAGACGTAGAAGGTGCATTCTATCACCTTAAATATTTCTTAGCTGATGGAAGTGGAGACTATCTAGAAGTAGCAACTACTCGTCCTGAAACTTTATTCGGAGATACTGCGGTTGCTGTTCACCCTGAAGATGAAAGATATCAAAAATATATTGGTAAAACAGTTCTTTTACCAGTAACAAACAAAGAAATTCCTGTTATTGCAGATGAATATGTAGAAAAAGATTTCGGAAGTGGAGTAGTTAAAATAACACCTGCTCACGATCCAAATGACTTTGAAGTAGGAGAACGTCATAACCTAGAACGTATCATCATTATGGATGAAGGTGCTGTTATGAATGAGCATGCTGATAAGTATAATGGTATGGATCGTTTCGAATGTCGTAAAGCTCTTATCGCTGATTTACAAGAAAGCGGAGTATGCTTCAAGATTGAAAAACACCTTCACTCAGTAGGTCACTCTGAGCGTAGTGGTGCGGTTGTTGAACCATATCTTTCTAAACAATGGTTTGTTGACATGAAACCTCTTGCTGATAAAGTATTAGAAAATCAAAAAGATGCAGATAGAAAAGTTAACTTCTATCCACCACGTTTTGAAAATACGTTAAATACTTGGATGGAAAATATCCAAGACTGGTGTATTTCACGTCAATTATGGTGGGGACACCGTATTCCAGCATGGTATCACAAAGAAACTGGTGAAGTTTATGTTGATGTAAACCCACCAAAAGATATTGAAAACTATGTTCAAGATGAAGATGTTCTTGATACTTGGTACTCTTCAGCATTATTCCCATTCTCTACACTAGGATGGCCAGATTTAGAAAGTGAAGATTTCAAACGTTATTATCCAAACAGCTGTCTAGTAACTGGATATGACATTATCTTCTTCTGGGTTGCTCGTATGGTATTCCAAGGATTAGAATTTACAGGAACACGTCCATTTGAAGATTGCTTAATCCACGGTTTAGTTCGTGATGAACAAGGTCGTAAGATGAGTAAATCACTTGGTAATGGTGTAGATCCAATGGAAGTAATCGAACAATATGGAGCTGATAGCTTACGTTACTTCTTAGCTACTAACTCAACACCGGGTCAAGACTTACGTTATTCAACTGAGAAAATCGAAGCTAGTTGGAACTATATCAATAAAATTTGGAACGCTTCTCGTTTCGTAATTATGAACCTTGAAGGTTTCGAATACAGTGATATTGATTTAACTGGAGAAAAAACATTAGCTGATAAATATATCTTAACAAAACTTGCTAAAACTATTGAAGATTTCGAAAGATTATTTGAAAAATATGAATTTGGTGAAGCAAGCCGTATTCTATACAACTTCGTATGGGAAGAATTCTGTTCATGGTATATTGAAATTGCTAAAATTTCATTAAATGGTGAAGATGAAGCTGCTAAGAAAACAACTAAATCTATTTTAGTATATGTACTTGATGCTTCTCTAAAAATGTTACATCCGTTTATGCCATTCGTAACTGAAGAAATCTGGCAACACATTCCTCACACAGGAAATAGTATTGTAACTAGTGAATTTGCTAAAGTTGATGAAAGTCTAGTATTCGAAAAAGAAACTGAAGATATGCAATTCATCCAAGATGTAATCACAGCAGTACGTAACATCCGTAGTGAAGTGAATGCCCCTATGTCTCGTGAGATTCCTATTAAAATTAAATACTCACAAGATAGCGTAAAAGAAGTGCTATTAAGTGGTAGTGCGTACTTAGAAAAATTTGCTCGTCCTAGCGAACTTATTATCGAACGCGAAGTAGAAGCAAGTGAAACTGACATTAGTCGTATCTTACCAGGTGCTGAAATCTACGTTTCACTAAGTGATTTAATCGATGTAGACAAAGAAAAAGAACGTCTAGGAAAAGAATTAGAAAAATTACAACAAGAATTAGATAGAGTAAACAAAAAACTATCTAATGAAAAATTTGTTGGTTCTGCTCCAGAAGCGGTTGTAGCTAAAGAAAAAGAAAAACAAGCAACATATCAAGAACAATATGATAGCGTAAAAGAAAGAATAGCTGCATTAGATAATTTAAAATAGTATAGAATGAAAGAGAGTGATTCGAAAATCGTTTAGATTTTATCGAATCACTCTCTTATTCATTATGTAGTAAATAGATGTATAGATTAATTGTAATAAAAAAACTCTAGCTAGTTTTACCTAGCTTAGAGTTTTTTAATCATCTTTATTATTCTTTTTTCTCCAGATTAGGAAGAAAATTATTGAAATTATTATGATGATACCAATGTATGCACCATAATTTTTCACTGCTTCCCCTGTATTAGGAAGAGTACTTAGTGATAGTAGATTCATCTTAAAACCTCGTTATATTATTTTTTTTCTTTTTGTTCAGGAGTGTTGTTTAGAACTTCAGTTTCAACACGTTCTTTAACAGAGTCTAGAGTTTCAGTTGATTTGTTAGTGAAATCTTCAACTTTTTCTTGAACTTTTGCTTCATTAACGTCTTTTTTAATATTTGATACTTGATCTTTAATTTTTTCGAATGAAGAAAGTGCTTTTTCTTTATAAGCTTCTACTGAAGGTTTGAATTCTTCAACGATTTTTTTTGCATCTCCTAAGTTTTCTTTAACTTCTGAAGTATATTCTTTTACACTAGATACGTGTTCTTTAATATCTGTTACATTGCTAGATAGTTCTTTTCCGTAATCAACAGCATTATTGTATTTGTTTTCTAAAGCATTTTTAGCTTTTTTAAGATTCTTCACTAAGTCGTTGTATAGGTAGATTGCCGCTTCTTCAACACCATTTTTCTTAGTATAGCGAATCATACAACGTGTATAACCATAGTAATCTTTAGATTTTTTCTTAACGTATTCAGTGTGTTCTTCAACTTTGTTTGGATTTTTTGAGTAATAGTTAGCAACGGCTATACCTGTACCGATTACAAATAATTTTGATAATTTTGACATACAATTTTCTCCTCGATATATTATTAAATTAATTATATCATATAAACATTTAAATTTAAATAAAATAGACAATGAGTAACTCTATTTTAATATATTGGTAATAAAGTAGGATAGTAATGTAGCAGTAATATCATTTAAAATGAAATAATCATACATAATAGATTTTATTATTACACATTAATATAATGTAACTATTGAATTAGTGTGTAATATATTGTATAATAAAAAATATAATACAAGAAGGAGGAACAATGAAACTTACTGAGAGACATAAAGCTATAATTGAAATAGTAAAGAATTATGAGCCGATTACAAGTGATGAGATAGCAGAGAAGCTATCTTTGGGGAAATCTACTTTAAGAAATGATTTGGCAGTGTTAGGAATGCTAGAAATCTTAGAAGCAAAACCTAATGTAGGATACTATTACAATTATAACTTTTCACCAGGAGAACAACGTGAAGAAATAAAAAATAAATTAGTTAAAGATGTTATGGGGATAGCAATAACTGCTAAAAGTACAGCGAATTTCTCAGATGTATTATCAAAATTATTTATATATGATGTAGGAACAATCTTTATTGTCGATGAAAATAATCACCTCGCAGGTGTAACATCTAGAAAAGATATGTTGAAATTATCAAGAAATGCTGACGGTCAAAATCTTCCAATTGTACTAGCGATGACACGTGTACCGAATGTAATATACATATATGAAGATGAATTAGTTAGTGATGCCTTAAGGAAGTTAATTTTACATGAAATTGACTGCTTACCTGTCGTAAGAGATGAGGATGGCGGCAAGGTGATCGTCGGAAAAATTTCAAAAACTACATTAATTAAATTATTATTGGAAATACTGGAGGGATAATATGTTAACTGTACATATAATTTCAGATTCGATAGGGAATACTGCAAAAGATGTTGTAGATGCAGCGTTAGTGCAGTTCTCTTATGGGAAAGCTGATTATAAGGTATTGAAGAATTCCAATGTTTGTACGATAGAAAAAATAGATTGTATTATGTCGAATGTAAATGATGGGGATGTAATAGTTCAAACATTGGTAGATAGTACCTTAGCCGAATACGTAAAGAAAAAAGGGTTAGAAAAAAATATAAAAGTTATAGATTTGCTAAGTGAAATGCTAAACACTTTTGAAGATAAACTTGGAATAAAATCTGAAGGGAATCCAGGTTTAAACAGAAAAATGGGAACTGAGTACTTCAAAAGGGTTGATGCATTGGAATTTGCTGTGAAGTATGATGATGGAAAGGATATTAATGGTCTTAAAGAGGCAGATATTGTTATTTTGGGGGTATCAAGAACGTCTAAAACACCATTAAGTTTATATCTAGCAAATAGAAACATTAAAGTTATGAATGTTCCTATTGTTCAAGATTTAATACTACCAGAGCAATTATATGAAGTAAAAAGAAAGATTATTGGTTTAACAAATTCAGTAGAACAACTTAATAAGTTGAGGGAAGAAAGACTAAAAACTTTAGGAGTGGATGGAAATACTGATTACACAGATGAAATCCAAATATTTGAAGAATTAGAGTATGCGTTAGAAATTATGGGGAAAATTGGTTGTCCGATAATAGATGTTCAAAATAAAGCTATAGAGGAAACTGCAGAATTAA
This is a stretch of genomic DNA from Gemella haemolysans. It encodes these proteins:
- a CDS encoding helix-turn-helix domain-containing protein — encoded protein: MRYSFEFKVKCVEMYERGEYPETPNGITTRKFKDTIRKWKRMVDSLGVGVLRHKTKNKKWNSEEKLVLVSKILAGYSYNSVALDNGINYRTLYKWVQKYKEKGYNGLVDEKKGRPRKVPIMKENSSPKPLKESEREELIRLRAENKFIKAEIENIKAEKEIIKKLIALRREKWAAQLKAKKQQSSKNLEKKDIN
- a CDS encoding alanine/glycine:cation symporter family protein, with translation MDRFLELLTNINDFMWTYFLIGLVMVTGIYFTFSTKFIQFTYIKEMFRLITEKPKVGEDGEQKGVSAFQAFTISAASRVGTGTIAGVAIAIAMGGPGSVFWMWIMALFGGASSFAESTLAQVYKVRDRKGVYRGGPAYYMEKGLGQKWMGVLFAIVISITYGVAFNSVQTNTIAQALQVYDINSNIAGIALLILTIFVIFGGVTKVVKITQWLVPVMAVAYLFIVLVIMVINIDKLPGVLAQIVKSAFGLEQVGGGVIGMGTSILLGIKRGMFTNEAGLGSTPNAAATADSTHPAKQGFIQTLGVYFDTCLVCTATAFLILLYPGVEYGADKLQGIQLTQAALTSQVGSIGTIFLIVAIFLFGYSSVIGNYYYGETNIQYLLPKKWAVNVYRVIVCIFVYVGSVLDLNLVWGIADVTMGIMSLLNLIAIIGLSGVVYVVLKDYVKQHKQGKDPEFYLDNLPIKLDNATAWKNKKED
- a CDS encoding valine--tRNA ligase, whose amino-acid sequence is MTEMSTKYNPTEVENNRYNWWLEKEVFKADNKSKKNPYTIVIPPPNVTGKLHIGHAWDTTLQDMLTRYKRLKGFDVLYLPGMDHAGISTQAKVEAKMREEGLSRYDLGREKFLERAWEWKEEYAGYIRAQWAKLGLGLDYSRERFTLDEGLNKAVTKIFVDHYNNGTIYRGEKIINWDPVQRTALSNIEVIHKDVEGAFYHLKYFLADGSGDYLEVATTRPETLFGDTAVAVHPEDERYQKYIGKTVLLPVTNKEIPVIADEYVEKDFGSGVVKITPAHDPNDFEVGERHNLERIIIMDEGAVMNEHADKYNGMDRFECRKALIADLQESGVCFKIEKHLHSVGHSERSGAVVEPYLSKQWFVDMKPLADKVLENQKDADRKVNFYPPRFENTLNTWMENIQDWCISRQLWWGHRIPAWYHKETGEVYVDVNPPKDIENYVQDEDVLDTWYSSALFPFSTLGWPDLESEDFKRYYPNSCLVTGYDIIFFWVARMVFQGLEFTGTRPFEDCLIHGLVRDEQGRKMSKSLGNGVDPMEVIEQYGADSLRYFLATNSTPGQDLRYSTEKIEASWNYINKIWNASRFVIMNLEGFEYSDIDLTGEKTLADKYILTKLAKTIEDFERLFEKYEFGEASRILYNFVWEEFCSWYIEIAKISLNGEDEAAKKTTKSILVYVLDASLKMLHPFMPFVTEEIWQHIPHTGNSIVTSEFAKVDESLVFEKETEDMQFIQDVITAVRNIRSEVNAPMSREIPIKIKYSQDSVKEVLLSGSAYLEKFARPSELIIEREVEASETDISRILPGAEIYVSLSDLIDVDKEKERLGKELEKLQQELDRVNKKLSNEKFVGSAPEAVVAKEKEKQATYQEQYDSVKERIAALDNLK
- a CDS encoding LPXTG cell wall anchor domain-containing protein; this translates as MNLLSLSTLPNTGEAVKNYGAYIGIIIIISIIFFLIWRKKNNKDD
- a CDS encoding CBS domain-containing protein; this translates as MKLTERHKAIIEIVKNYEPITSDEIAEKLSLGKSTLRNDLAVLGMLEILEAKPNVGYYYNYNFSPGEQREEIKNKLVKDVMGIAITAKSTANFSDVLSKLFIYDVGTIFIVDENNHLAGVTSRKDMLKLSRNADGQNLPIVLAMTRVPNVIYIYEDELVSDALRKLILHEIDCLPVVRDEDGGKVIVGKISKTTLIKLLLEILEG
- a CDS encoding pyruvate, water dikinase regulatory protein, whose protein sequence is MLTVHIISDSIGNTAKDVVDAALVQFSYGKADYKVLKNSNVCTIEKIDCIMSNVNDGDVIVQTLVDSTLAEYVKKKGLEKNIKVIDLLSEMLNTFEDKLGIKSEGNPGLNRKMGTEYFKRVDALEFAVKYDDGKDINGLKEADIVILGVSRTSKTPLSLYLANRNIKVMNVPIVQDLILPEQLYEVKRKIIGLTNSVEQLNKLREERLKTLGVDGNTDYTDEIQIFEELEYALEIMGKIGCPIIDVQNKAIEETAELIIGIMRERGLEV